In a genomic window of Streptomyces roseoviridis:
- a CDS encoding phosphotransferase family protein has product MDDTALRELHALARAAAHPLGTAAVTDATEGAGTAGRPCACPVSLLADRDDGTVVRHGGVVLKAHAPDSDAAELRARVALAGLPALEGVLLPPVPGPRALPDGREALADGRPLTVWPFGVPVDPEVPDAAPWEEAGRLLALLHRTPAPPGLPPMRARVKVGLAVARMRRTAPDHPAAATVLRAWATLPARDPDEDRRELCHGDFHLGQLVRPGGGPYWRLIDVDDLGIGDPAWDLARPAAWFAAGLLPPEVWSRFLGAYEAAGGPATRTGPAVTGPAGTAARPDGPWARLDVPARALTVQTAALAVAKSTAEGRPLDEVEDVMIDTCARIASVRTELAPPASP; this is encoded by the coding sequence GTGGACGACACCGCGCTCCGGGAGCTGCACGCCCTCGCCCGCGCCGCCGCGCACCCGCTCGGCACGGCCGCCGTGACCGACGCGACCGAGGGGGCCGGGACGGCCGGCCGGCCGTGTGCCTGCCCCGTCTCCCTCCTCGCGGACCGGGACGACGGCACCGTGGTCCGGCACGGGGGAGTGGTCCTGAAGGCGCACGCGCCGGACAGCGACGCGGCGGAGCTGCGGGCGCGCGTCGCGCTGGCGGGCCTGCCGGCCCTGGAGGGTGTCCTGCTGCCGCCCGTACCCGGGCCCCGGGCCCTGCCGGACGGGCGCGAGGCCCTTGCGGACGGGCGCCCGCTGACGGTCTGGCCCTTCGGGGTGCCGGTCGACCCGGAGGTTCCGGACGCGGCGCCCTGGGAGGAGGCGGGCCGGCTGCTGGCCCTGCTGCACCGGACTCCGGCGCCGCCCGGCCTGCCGCCGATGCGGGCGCGGGTGAAGGTGGGGCTGGCGGTTGCGCGGATGCGCCGTACGGCTCCGGACCATCCGGCCGCGGCCACGGTGCTGCGCGCCTGGGCGACCCTTCCGGCCCGGGACCCGGACGAGGACCGCCGGGAGCTGTGCCACGGCGACTTCCACCTCGGCCAGCTCGTGCGGCCGGGCGGTGGCCCGTACTGGCGGCTGATCGACGTGGACGACCTGGGCATCGGCGACCCGGCCTGGGACCTGGCCCGTCCCGCGGCGTGGTTCGCGGCCGGGCTGCTGCCGCCGGAGGTCTGGTCGCGTTTCCTCGGCGCGTACGAGGCGGCCGGCGGCCCGGCGACGAGGACGGGCCCGGCGGTCACCGGTCCGGCGGGCACCGCCGCCCGGCCGGACGGTCCCTGGGCGCGGCTCGACGTGCCCGCCCGCGCCCTGACGGTGCAGACCGCCGCTCTCGCCGTGGCGAAGTCGACCGCGGAGGGGCGGCCGCTGGACGAGGTGGAGGACGTGATGATCGACACGTGCGCCCGCATAGCCTCGGTCCGAACCGAGTTGGCTCCGCCGGCGTCCCCGTAG
- a CDS encoding zf-TFIIB domain-containing protein, translating to MQCPKCHAPMHTYNRNGVQIEQCSGCRGIFLDYGELEALTRLEAQWAQPAPPAPPAYPAQPAAPAWGAPHHGGHHGHRPRGFGRMLFSS from the coding sequence ATGCAGTGTCCCAAGTGCCATGCGCCCATGCACACCTACAACCGCAACGGTGTCCAGATCGAGCAGTGCAGCGGTTGCCGCGGCATCTTCCTGGACTACGGCGAGCTGGAGGCCCTGACCCGCCTGGAGGCGCAGTGGGCTCAGCCGGCCCCGCCCGCTCCGCCGGCCTACCCGGCGCAGCCCGCCGCTCCGGCCTGGGGCGCCCCGCACCACGGCGGCCACCACGGCCACCGTCCCCGTGGCTTCGGACGCATGCTCTTCTCCTCCTGA
- a CDS encoding chorismate-binding protein — MHTLAPLARFGGLLATDLRDVTHDPEALDSAGFWAVCADFEGRLTCARFGDVRPDPVPAPVPGAWHGPAAGDWTSSLDRAAYTAGVRRVREHIARGEVYQANLCRVLSAPLPDPARADVDALTALLARGNPAPYAGTIRLPAHGVEIATASPELYLRRTGGTVESGPIKGTGRTAEDLLEKDHAENVMIVDLVRNDLGRVCATGSVTVPELCAVEPHPGLVHLVSTVRGELREDAGWGELLAATFPPGSVTGAPKSSALRIIDALETAPRGPYCGGIGWVDADRRTAELAVGIRTFWIDRPEGVLRFGTGAGITWGSDPEREWAETELKAARLVAIASGGYEASGAYEASGKAISR; from the coding sequence GTGCACACCCTCGCTCCTCTGGCCCGCTTCGGCGGCCTCCTCGCCACCGACCTCAGGGACGTCACCCATGATCCCGAGGCGCTGGACTCCGCCGGCTTCTGGGCCGTCTGCGCGGACTTCGAGGGCCGTCTCACCTGCGCCCGCTTCGGCGACGTACGGCCCGACCCCGTTCCCGCGCCCGTCCCCGGCGCCTGGCACGGCCCCGCGGCCGGCGACTGGACGTCCTCCCTCGACCGCGCCGCGTACACCGCCGGCGTGCGCCGCGTGCGCGAGCACATCGCGCGCGGGGAGGTCTACCAGGCCAACCTCTGCCGCGTGCTGTCCGCGCCGCTGCCCGACCCGGCCCGCGCCGACGTCGACGCGCTGACCGCCCTCCTGGCCCGGGGCAACCCCGCCCCGTACGCCGGAACGATCCGCCTGCCCGCGCACGGCGTGGAGATCGCCACCGCCTCGCCCGAGCTCTATCTGCGGCGCACGGGCGGCACGGTCGAGTCCGGCCCGATCAAGGGCACCGGCCGGACCGCCGAGGACCTGCTGGAGAAGGACCACGCCGAGAACGTGATGATCGTGGACCTCGTGCGCAACGACCTGGGCCGGGTCTGCGCCACCGGGTCGGTCACCGTGCCCGAGCTCTGCGCCGTCGAACCGCACCCGGGGCTCGTGCACCTGGTCTCCACCGTCCGCGGCGAGCTCCGCGAGGACGCCGGCTGGGGCGAGCTGCTCGCCGCGACCTTCCCGCCCGGCTCCGTGACCGGCGCCCCGAAGTCCAGCGCCCTGCGGATCATCGACGCCCTGGAGACCGCCCCGCGCGGTCCCTACTGCGGCGGCATCGGCTGGGTCGACGCCGACCGGCGCACCGCCGAGCTGGCCGTCGGCATACGCACCTTCTGGATCGACCGCCCGGAGGGCGTGCTGCGCTTCGGCACCGGCGCGGGGATCACCTGGGGCTCCGATCCGGAGCGCGAGTGGGCGGAGACCGAACTGAAGGCCGCCCGCCTGGTCGCGATAGCGTCGGGCGGGTACGAGGCGAGCGGCGCGTACGAGGCGAGCGGAAAGGCCATATCTCGATGA
- a CDS encoding aminodeoxychorismate lyase: protein MKLWVNGGLHEAGTALVSVLDHGLTVGDGVFETVKAERGETFALTLHLERLTRSARGLGLPDPDLDEVRRACAAVLAANPMELGRLRITYTGGLSPLGSERGDAGPSLVVALGETGRRPDSTAVITVPWTRNERGALTGLKTTSYAENVVALARAREHGASEALFGNTAGRLCEGTGSNVFVVVDGRILTPPVSSGCLAGITRALAVEWTGAEEADLPLDVLESADEIFLTSTLRDVQAVHRVDGRELAAAPGPVTAKAMRVFDERAARDRDPRLA, encoded by the coding sequence ATGAAACTCTGGGTCAACGGCGGACTGCACGAGGCCGGGACGGCTCTGGTCTCCGTCCTGGACCACGGTCTGACGGTCGGCGACGGCGTCTTCGAGACGGTCAAGGCCGAGCGCGGCGAAACGTTTGCTCTCACTCTCCACCTGGAGCGGCTCACCCGCTCCGCCCGGGGCCTGGGCCTGCCCGACCCCGACCTCGACGAGGTCCGCCGCGCCTGCGCCGCCGTGCTCGCGGCCAACCCGATGGAGCTCGGCCGCCTGCGCATCACGTACACCGGCGGTCTGTCGCCGCTCGGCTCCGAGCGCGGCGACGCGGGCCCCAGCCTGGTCGTGGCGCTCGGCGAGACCGGCCGGCGCCCCGATTCCACGGCCGTGATCACCGTCCCGTGGACCCGCAACGAACGCGGCGCGCTCACCGGACTGAAGACCACCTCGTACGCGGAGAACGTCGTCGCCCTCGCCAGGGCCCGCGAGCACGGCGCCTCGGAGGCCCTGTTCGGCAACACGGCCGGCCGGCTCTGCGAGGGCACCGGCTCCAACGTCTTCGTGGTGGTCGACGGCCGGATCCTCACCCCGCCCGTCTCCTCCGGCTGCCTCGCGGGCATCACCCGCGCCCTCGCCGTGGAGTGGACCGGCGCGGAGGAGGCCGACCTTCCGCTGGACGTCCTGGAGAGCGCCGACGAGATCTTCCTGACCTCCACCCTGCGTGACGTCCAGGCGGTGCACCGGGTGGACGGCCGGGAGCTCGCCGCGGCGCCGGGCCCGGTCACGGCCAAGGCCATGCGGGTCTTCGACGAGCGGGCGGCCCGGGACCGCGACCCGCGGCTCGCCTGA
- a CDS encoding GNAT family N-acetyltransferase gives MTTTLRPSEPLQQSADGGRSRTYDICVNSRRVGSVRLATDPSFGPRSAVIEGLRVDEPDRGRGRGTVAALAAEEVLRDWGCRQVQVSVPADAEAALRLVRSLGYTERSRNMVKELPERPPALPSGLEVRPMTEAEFAGWEAEAREAFAQSWISRGVPEDQARAKADASHRELLPQGLATPGTAVSVAVVDGRVVGRVWTGVRELEPGVGGGYVYDVEVVEEHRGKGYGRALMLLAEGVVLGAGERLLGLHVFAGNTPAIRLYESLGYRTTHINSFKPL, from the coding sequence ATGACCACCACCCTGCGGCCGTCCGAGCCGCTTCAGCAGTCCGCCGACGGCGGCCGTTCGCGCACGTACGACATCTGCGTGAACAGCCGCCGGGTCGGCTCCGTCCGCCTCGCCACCGATCCGTCCTTCGGCCCCCGGTCGGCGGTCATCGAGGGGCTACGGGTCGACGAGCCGGACCGCGGCCGGGGCCGGGGCACGGTGGCGGCGCTCGCCGCCGAGGAGGTGCTGCGGGACTGGGGCTGCCGGCAGGTGCAGGTCTCCGTGCCCGCGGACGCGGAGGCGGCGCTGCGGCTGGTGCGCTCGCTCGGCTACACCGAGCGCAGCCGGAACATGGTCAAGGAGCTGCCGGAGCGGCCCCCCGCCCTGCCGTCCGGTCTGGAGGTCCGCCCGATGACCGAGGCGGAGTTCGCCGGGTGGGAGGCGGAGGCGAGGGAGGCGTTCGCCCAGAGCTGGATCAGCCGGGGCGTCCCGGAGGACCAGGCCCGCGCCAAGGCGGACGCGAGCCACCGGGAGCTGCTGCCGCAGGGGCTCGCCACCCCGGGCACGGCGGTCAGCGTGGCGGTCGTGGACGGCCGGGTGGTCGGCCGGGTGTGGACGGGCGTCCGCGAGCTGGAGCCGGGGGTCGGCGGCGGCTATGTGTACGACGTCGAGGTCGTCGAGGAGCACCGGGGCAAGGGCTACGGGCGGGCCCTGATGCTCCTTGCCGAGGGCGTCGTGCTCGGAGCCGGGGAGCGCCTGCTCGGACTGCACGTCTTCGCGGGCAACACCCCGGCGATCCGGCTCTACGAGTCCCTGGGATACCGCACCACGCACATCAACAGCTTCAAGCCGCTGTAG
- a CDS encoding DsbA family protein produces the protein MSESTTPASPVVLEAWFDLQCPDCFKALDDVRALREKYGERVDVQLRHFPLAKHKHAYAAAQAAEEAFAQGRGWAYAEALLARTEELGERGEPVLLEVARELGLDAEEFDTALIDGRHLLTVDADEAEGKAVKVTGTPTYVIGGERLDGGQSQDGLRARIEEIADRLLAGA, from the coding sequence ATGAGTGAGTCCACCACCCCCGCCTCCCCCGTCGTCCTGGAGGCCTGGTTCGACCTGCAGTGCCCCGACTGCTTCAAGGCCCTCGACGACGTCCGCGCGCTGCGCGAGAAGTACGGCGAGCGCGTCGACGTCCAGCTGCGCCACTTCCCGCTGGCCAAGCACAAGCACGCCTACGCCGCCGCCCAGGCCGCCGAGGAGGCCTTCGCGCAGGGCAGGGGCTGGGCGTACGCGGAGGCGCTGCTCGCCAGGACCGAGGAGCTCGGCGAGCGCGGCGAGCCGGTGCTCCTGGAGGTGGCCCGCGAACTGGGCCTGGACGCCGAGGAGTTCGACACCGCCCTGATCGACGGCCGGCACCTGCTGACCGTCGACGCGGACGAGGCCGAGGGCAAGGCCGTCAAGGTCACCGGAACTCCCACCTACGTCATCGGCGGCGAGCGGCTCGACGGCGGCCAGAGCCAGGACGGCCTGCGCGCCCGCATCGAGGAGATCGCCGACCGGCTGCTCGCCGGCGCCTAG
- a CDS encoding CGNR zinc finger domain-containing protein → MLIPHDTRIALDTVVDLVNTAPQGDRDDELGDLQALQSFVHAHKISDVGELGAEDLRAVRDVRDRFTAVFSAPDARIAATLINQLVAAAGTTPQLTDHDGYDWHVHYFAPGASVADHLAADCGMALAFIVVAGEQERLRRCEAPDCGRAFVDLSRNRSRRYCDSRTCGNRLHVAAYRARRKEAAG, encoded by the coding sequence GTGCTGATCCCTCACGACACCCGGATCGCCCTCGACACCGTCGTCGATCTGGTGAACACCGCCCCCCAGGGCGACCGCGACGACGAGCTCGGGGACCTCCAGGCTCTGCAGTCCTTCGTCCACGCGCACAAGATCAGCGACGTGGGCGAGCTCGGCGCCGAGGACCTGCGGGCGGTGCGGGACGTACGGGACCGGTTCACGGCCGTCTTCTCCGCCCCCGACGCCCGGATCGCCGCCACGCTGATCAACCAGCTGGTCGCCGCGGCGGGCACCACGCCCCAGCTCACCGACCACGACGGCTACGACTGGCACGTGCACTACTTCGCGCCGGGCGCCTCGGTCGCCGACCACCTGGCCGCCGACTGCGGCATGGCGCTCGCCTTCATCGTCGTCGCCGGCGAGCAGGAGCGGCTGCGGCGCTGCGAGGCCCCGGACTGCGGCCGCGCCTTCGTCGACCTCTCGCGCAACCGCTCGCGGCGCTACTGCGACAGCCGCACCTGCGGCAACCGTCTGCACGTGGCCGCGTACCGGGCGCGCCGCAAGGAGGCCGCCGGCTGA
- a CDS encoding SsgA family sporulation/cell division regulator, producing MNTTVSCELHLRLVVSSESSLPVPAGLRYDTADPYAVHATFHTGAEETVEWVFARDLLAEGLHRPTGTGDVRVWPSRSHGQGVVCIALSSPEGEALLEAPARALESFLKRTDAAVPPGTEHRHFDLDTELSHILADS from the coding sequence ATGAACACCACGGTCAGCTGCGAGCTGCACCTGCGCCTCGTTGTGTCGAGCGAGTCCTCACTGCCTGTACCCGCGGGCCTGCGGTATGACACGGCCGATCCGTATGCCGTGCACGCCACCTTCCACACCGGAGCCGAGGAGACGGTCGAATGGGTTTTCGCCCGCGACCTTCTCGCCGAGGGGCTGCACCGGCCCACCGGCACCGGCGACGTCCGAGTCTGGCCGTCGCGCAGCCACGGTCAGGGCGTCGTCTGCATCGCACTGAGCTCTCCCGAGGGCGAAGCCCTGCTCGAGGCCCCGGCGAGGGCCCTGGAGTCGTTCCTCAAGCGGACCGACGCCGCCGTGCCACCGGGCACCGAGCACCGGCACTTCGACCTCGACACGGAGCTCTCCCACATCCTGGCCGACAGCTGA
- a CDS encoding TIGR02611 family protein, with the protein MHAESDERAGQSAAGGGSGAEQPEETPLGSRAPEFIKARRTLHLSWQVGVFIVGLAVVGAGIVMLPLPGPGWLVIFAGMAIWATEFVWAQLVLRWTKRKVTEAAQRALDPKVRRRNLVLTTIGLVITAVLLGVYLWKFGFVMPWKIDR; encoded by the coding sequence ATGCATGCGGAGAGTGACGAGCGCGCCGGACAGTCCGCGGCCGGCGGGGGAAGCGGCGCCGAGCAGCCCGAGGAGACCCCGCTGGGTTCACGGGCCCCGGAGTTCATCAAGGCCCGCCGGACCCTGCACCTGAGCTGGCAGGTCGGCGTCTTCATCGTCGGACTGGCCGTGGTCGGCGCCGGCATCGTGATGCTGCCCCTGCCCGGCCCCGGCTGGCTGGTGATCTTCGCCGGCATGGCGATCTGGGCCACCGAGTTCGTCTGGGCCCAGCTGGTGCTGCGCTGGACCAAGCGGAAGGTCACCGAAGCCGCCCAGCGCGCCCTCGACCCCAAGGTCCGGCGCCGGAACCTCGTCCTCACCACGATCGGCCTGGTGATCACCGCCGTGCTCCTGGGCGTCTACCTGTGGAAGTTCGGCTTCGTCATGCCGTGGAAGATCGACCGCTGA
- a CDS encoding SCO7613 C-terminal domain-containing membrane protein: MDSSLPPAEELVLVDRELARLDARRAQLLVRRDWLLRVLYPQAGPPQAAPAPFPVPPRVPPRPEATPRSTQNVLLTLGGVLLTVAALVFTLVSWGTMGIGGRAAVLAAVTSAALLAPVALLRRGLVSTAESVAALGLVLTLLDAYALHRVALPDTDGTAYAAVASAVLAAAWASYGSALPRLRVPLPAAVVAAQLPLPLAVPAAGGGVLAFAWAALVTAVLDLVLVLRTGGLPVRVTAGTGAAALGGWALLTGLALSVTGPVRAVPLLLATAAVLLLLAARHVPSAVASAAVAGVAVIAAAGGVLRPLSADAWTVPGYALCAVAVAAVALWGRGAAGAAPSGGRFVPSRGMRHGLAAAGGGVLALGVAWALPPVVAGLLGPLARTTAVWSGAHGEPVLTGYPATAPLVPLLTAFVLAVVPRLWARCGALGLVWAVLTALPVSLGLPYAVTPVLQLVTVAAGLALAVRPALLTRGLPAGKAAPDGTGEAARAETATVRGGARPGWAPRPRATAIRRVAPEGAVGWLAYGLALGSAAGAVALGLDTRAATFGVLGVLAVLFGAVAVLGTGGRRLTGAVGAVLAAAGLVAAGAAAAPLGAAVGGLVLLAVPAATALAGARLRRHPVAVAVEGTGAAVGLCALGLTAGRPALLALALALGGVVAAATAMRPERRAVASWVAAALFLLATWVRLAVWEVTTPEAYTLPVTVPALVVGVLRRRRDPGASSWAAYGPGLAATLVPSLLAAWVDPSWVRPLLLGLAALGVTLLGARFRLQALLLLGGAVLALDGLHELAPYVVQVVGALPRWLPPALAGLLLLAVGATYEQRLRDARRLRERLGRMR, from the coding sequence ATGGACTCCTCCCTGCCTCCCGCGGAAGAGCTGGTGCTCGTCGACCGTGAACTGGCCCGACTCGACGCCCGGCGGGCCCAGTTGCTGGTCCGCCGGGACTGGCTGCTGCGGGTGCTGTACCCGCAGGCGGGCCCGCCGCAGGCCGCGCCGGCGCCGTTCCCCGTGCCGCCGCGGGTGCCGCCCCGGCCCGAGGCGACGCCGCGCAGCACCCAGAACGTGCTGCTGACCCTGGGCGGGGTGCTGCTGACCGTCGCCGCGCTCGTCTTCACGCTGGTGAGCTGGGGCACGATGGGCATCGGCGGCCGGGCGGCCGTGCTGGCCGCGGTGACCTCGGCCGCGCTGCTCGCCCCCGTCGCGCTGCTGCGCCGCGGTCTGGTGTCCACGGCGGAGTCGGTGGCCGCGCTCGGTCTGGTCCTGACGCTCCTCGACGCCTACGCGCTGCACCGCGTGGCGCTGCCGGACACGGACGGTACGGCGTACGCGGCGGTGGCCTCGGCCGTCCTCGCGGCGGCGTGGGCCTCGTACGGCTCGGCGCTCCCCCGGCTGCGGGTCCCGCTGCCGGCGGCCGTGGTCGCCGCCCAGCTGCCGCTGCCCCTGGCGGTACCGGCGGCCGGCGGCGGTGTGCTCGCCTTCGCGTGGGCGGCCCTGGTCACCGCGGTGCTCGACCTGGTGCTGGTCCTGCGGACCGGGGGGCTGCCCGTGCGGGTGACCGCCGGCACGGGCGCGGCGGCCCTCGGCGGCTGGGCCCTGCTGACCGGTCTGGCCCTCTCCGTCACCGGCCCGGTCCGGGCCGTCCCGCTGCTCCTCGCGACCGCGGCGGTCCTGCTCCTGCTCGCGGCCCGCCACGTTCCGTCCGCCGTCGCGTCGGCCGCCGTCGCCGGTGTGGCGGTCATCGCCGCCGCGGGCGGTGTGCTGCGGCCGCTGTCGGCCGACGCCTGGACGGTGCCGGGCTACGCCCTGTGCGCGGTGGCCGTGGCGGCGGTGGCGCTGTGGGGCCGGGGCGCGGCCGGGGCGGCTCCTTCCGGCGGCCGGTTCGTACCGTCGCGGGGCATGCGGCACGGCCTCGCCGCGGCGGGTGGCGGGGTGCTGGCGCTCGGGGTGGCGTGGGCGCTGCCGCCGGTGGTGGCGGGGCTCCTCGGGCCGCTGGCGCGGACGACGGCCGTCTGGTCGGGGGCGCACGGCGAGCCGGTCCTGACCGGGTATCCGGCGACCGCCCCGCTGGTGCCGCTGCTCACGGCCTTCGTCCTGGCGGTGGTGCCGCGCCTGTGGGCCCGCTGCGGTGCCCTGGGGCTCGTCTGGGCGGTGCTCACCGCCCTGCCGGTGTCGCTGGGCCTGCCGTACGCGGTGACGCCCGTGCTCCAGCTGGTGACGGTGGCGGCGGGCCTGGCGCTCGCCGTGCGCCCGGCGCTGCTGACCCGGGGTCTGCCGGCCGGGAAGGCGGCGCCCGACGGGACCGGTGAGGCGGCGCGGGCCGAGACGGCGACCGTGAGGGGTGGGGCCCGGCCGGGGTGGGCACCTCGCCCGCGGGCGACCGCGATCCGGCGCGTGGCGCCGGAGGGGGCCGTGGGGTGGCTGGCGTACGGGCTGGCGCTGGGGTCCGCGGCCGGGGCGGTGGCGCTCGGCCTGGACACCCGGGCGGCGACGTTCGGGGTGCTGGGTGTGCTGGCCGTCCTGTTCGGCGCGGTCGCGGTGCTCGGCACCGGAGGGCGGCGGCTCACCGGTGCCGTGGGCGCGGTGCTCGCGGCGGCCGGCCTGGTGGCGGCCGGGGCGGCGGCCGCACCTCTGGGTGCGGCGGTGGGCGGCCTGGTGCTGCTCGCCGTGCCCGCGGCGACCGCCCTGGCCGGTGCGCGGCTGCGACGGCATCCGGTGGCCGTGGCGGTCGAGGGCACGGGCGCGGCCGTGGGGCTGTGCGCCCTGGGCCTGACGGCGGGGCGGCCCGCGCTGCTCGCTCTGGCGCTGGCGCTCGGCGGTGTGGTCGCGGCGGCGACCGCCATGCGGCCGGAGCGGCGGGCGGTGGCCTCGTGGGTGGCGGCGGCGCTGTTCCTGCTGGCCACGTGGGTGCGGCTCGCGGTGTGGGAGGTGACGACGCCGGAGGCGTACACGCTGCCGGTGACCGTCCCCGCGCTGGTGGTGGGTGTGCTGCGGCGGCGCCGCGACCCGGGGGCCTCGTCCTGGGCGGCGTACGGGCCGGGTCTGGCGGCGACGCTGGTGCCGAGCCTGCTCGCGGCGTGGGTCGACCCGTCCTGGGTGCGGCCGTTGCTGCTGGGGCTCGCGGCGCTCGGGGTGACGCTGCTGGGCGCGCGGTTCCGGCTGCAGGCGCTGCTGCTGCTCGGCGGGGCGGTGCTGGCGCTGGACGGACTGCACGAGCTGGCGCCGTACGTGGTGCAGGTGGTGGGTGCGCTGCCGCGCTGGCTGCCGCCGGCCCTGGCGGGTCTGCTGCTGCTCGCGGTGGGGGCCACGTACGAGCAGCGGCTGCGCGACGCGCGGCGGCTGCGGGAACGTCTCGGACGGATGCGCTGA
- a CDS encoding SRPBCC family protein produces MDWCRYRFRSIWRLAAPPDAVYAVLERAEDYPRWWPQVREVRPLDDTTGTARFRSLLPYDLVVTVGARRRDPAAGILEIALGGDLEGWARWTLTALPGGSGTRALYEQEVEVQNPLMRALAVPGRPFFRVNHALMMRGGRRGLAARLGGGTSRGSRPV; encoded by the coding sequence ATGGACTGGTGCCGCTACCGCTTCCGCAGCATTTGGCGTCTCGCCGCCCCGCCCGACGCCGTCTACGCGGTCCTGGAGCGCGCCGAGGACTACCCGCGCTGGTGGCCCCAGGTCCGCGAGGTCCGGCCCCTCGACGACACCACCGGCACCGCCCGTTTCCGCTCCCTCCTCCCGTACGACCTCGTCGTCACCGTCGGCGCCCGCCGCCGCGACCCCGCGGCCGGGATCCTGGAGATCGCGCTCGGCGGCGACCTGGAGGGCTGGGCCCGCTGGACGCTCACCGCCCTGCCCGGCGGCAGCGGCACCCGCGCCCTGTACGAGCAGGAGGTCGAGGTCCAGAACCCCCTGATGCGCGCGCTCGCCGTCCCGGGCCGCCCGTTCTTCCGGGTCAACCACGCCCTGATGATGCGCGGCGGCCGTCGCGGCCTCGCCGCCCGCCTGGGCGGCGGGACGTCCCGCGGGTCGCGGCCGGTTTGA
- a CDS encoding 3'-5' exonuclease: MTTHWYEGPLAAFDTETTGVDVEEDRIVSAALVVQDAAGMRPRVTRWLVNPGVPVPPEATAVHGLTDDHLQRNGRWPSPVMEELGRAIAEQSAMGRPLVVMNAPFDLTILDRELRRHRASSLSRYLEHVALCVLDPRVLDKHLDRYRKGRRTLTDLCEEYEVVLDGAHDAAADAQAAMDVVRAVGRRYASRLDRLSPAELHTLQAVWHAAQARGLQAWFARQGTPEAVDPAWPLRPEWRTAA; this comes from the coding sequence ATGACGACGCACTGGTACGAGGGGCCCCTGGCCGCTTTCGACACGGAGACCACGGGAGTCGACGTCGAGGAGGACCGGATCGTGTCCGCCGCCCTCGTCGTCCAGGACGCGGCGGGCATGCGCCCGCGCGTGACGCGCTGGCTGGTGAACCCGGGCGTGCCGGTGCCGCCGGAGGCCACCGCCGTCCACGGACTGACGGACGATCACCTCCAGCGCAACGGGCGATGGCCGTCGCCGGTGATGGAGGAGCTCGGCCGCGCGATAGCCGAACAGAGCGCCATGGGACGGCCGTTGGTGGTGATGAACGCGCCCTTCGACCTGACGATCCTGGACCGCGAGCTGCGCCGCCACCGCGCCTCCTCGCTGAGCCGCTATCTGGAGCACGTCGCGCTGTGCGTGCTCGACCCGCGGGTCCTGGACAAGCACCTGGACCGCTACCGCAAGGGCCGGCGGACGCTGACGGACCTGTGCGAGGAGTACGAGGTGGTGCTGGACGGCGCCCACGACGCGGCGGCGGACGCCCAGGCGGCGATGGACGTCGTGCGGGCGGTGGGGCGACGGTACGCCTCGCGGCTCGACCGGCTGTCACCGGCCGAACTGCACACGCTCCAGGCGGTGTGGCACGCGGCGCAGGCGCGCGGCCTGCAGGCGTGGTTCGCCCGCCAGGGCACCCCGGAGGCGGTGGACCCGGCGTGGCCGCTGCGTCCGGAGTGGCGTACGGCGGCCTGA
- a CDS encoding DUF4365 domain-containing protein, with protein MALAQPESGGLPPQRAAPLRGSLATTACMETLQVGYLHAVAAAAGCSLSQPFPDNGIDWHVSHSAPGHTIDDEVTIKVQLKCTYQIPPRSPEADSGPGSRPGSRAGPGSGAFSFTLDNEHLVKLARTPVAVHKILVVMLVPRDREDWLRAGHDRLDLRHCCYWINLAGHPVTGRRRTTVRIPTTRIFDDRALCEIMARVGEGGRP; from the coding sequence ATGGCGCTCGCCCAGCCCGAATCGGGAGGGCTGCCGCCTCAGCGCGCAGCACCGCTTCGCGGTTCACTCGCCACCACCGCCTGCATGGAGACCCTTCAGGTCGGCTACCTCCACGCGGTCGCGGCGGCGGCGGGCTGCTCGCTGTCGCAGCCGTTTCCGGACAACGGCATCGACTGGCACGTGAGCCACAGCGCTCCCGGCCACACCATCGACGACGAAGTGACCATCAAGGTGCAGCTGAAGTGCACCTACCAGATACCGCCGCGCTCGCCGGAAGCCGATTCCGGGCCCGGTTCCCGCCCCGGCTCCCGCGCCGGGCCGGGCTCGGGAGCGTTCTCCTTCACGCTCGACAACGAGCACCTGGTCAAGCTCGCGCGGACCCCGGTGGCGGTCCACAAGATCCTGGTCGTGATGCTCGTGCCGCGCGACCGGGAGGACTGGCTGCGGGCCGGGCACGACCGCCTCGACCTGCGGCACTGCTGCTACTGGATCAACCTGGCGGGCCACCCGGTCACGGGACGGCGCAGGACCACCGTGCGCATCCCGACGACACGGATCTTCGACGACCGGGCGCTGTGCGAGATCATGGCCCGGGTCGGCGAGGGAGGGAGACCCTGA